In Metarhizium brunneum chromosome 3, complete sequence, a genomic segment contains:
- the SUR7 gene encoding Protein SUR7 → MVKNLPLGLGGLVMLATSILFLFFIILAGVTDSTPLNKTYFLRAHTDGITGARAYSQWTYFYICGDNNQDCTSAKAGLPLGWAWAANARNVPDDLGGSYGGGTTSYHYFYMWRFSWVFILIALFFEVLAFFSGFLACCGRLGAAIAFIVTGVALLFHAVATSLFTATFVGARNAFNDAGRSADLGAYGFGWIWGSFVAALIALVLFGLGIRGDKSGGGAGGGGLFRRKRSTRSYEGRRVKDEYS, encoded by the exons ATGGTGAAAA ACCTCcccctcggcctcggcggcctcgtcatGCTCGCCACctccatcctcttcctcttcttcatcatcctcgcgGGCGTGACCGACTCGACGCCCCTCAACAAGACGTACTTCCTGCGCGCCCACACCGACGGCATCACCGGCGCGCGCGCCTACTCGCAATGGACCTACTTCTACATCTGCGGCGACAACAACCAGGACTGCACGAGCGCCAAGGCCGGCCTCCCCCTgggctgggcctgggccgCCAACGCCCGCAACGTCCCCGACGACCTGGGCGGTAgctacggcggcggcaccacctCGTACCACTACTTCTACATGTGGCGCTTCAGCTGGGTGTTTATCCTGATTGCCCTCTTCTTCGAGGTgctcgccttcttctcggGCTTCCTCGCCTGCTGCGgccgcctcggcgccgccatcgccTTCATCGTCACCGGCGTCGCGCTGCTCTTCCACGCCGTCGCCACGAGCCTGTTCACCGCGACCTTTGTCGGCGCCCGCAACGCCTTCAACGACGCCGGCCGCAGCGCCGACCTGGGCGCCTACGGCTTCGGCTGGATCTGGGGCTCGTTTGTCGCTGCGCTCATCGCCCTCGTGCTGTTTGGCCTGGGTATCCGCGGGGACAAGTCTGGCGgtggtgccggcggcggcggcctctTCCGCCGCAAGAGGAGCACCCGCTCGTACGAGGGTCGTCGTGTCAAGGATGAGTATTCGTGA